A stretch of DNA from Scomber scombrus chromosome 9, fScoSco1.1, whole genome shotgun sequence:
GACCAGCCCAAGACACATTTGGGGTTGTTCATAATTACATCAAGAACCTCATTCCACCACCTGTTAATCTAGCCAAACTTGTTTTCACTAAAACCTGCCTTGGTGGTGACTGCCAGGAGACAGTCAAATTAGCTTATTCTAAGTAGGCAGAGTTGAAGTTCACTGAACTTGGTTAATTTACTGTAATTGATTGATGAATATTGAATACACTGCTTCTTGGCAATATAAGGTAGGGTGAAGTTCAGAGGAACAGATCTGTAAATGCAACTGTACTATATTTCATGTGCATATTCAATATAGTGCACTTACAGAATAGAAAACATATAATTAACCTGTAATGTTTTTCAAAGATCAATCACATTTTGTAATACCCCTATTGTTGGTTGTTTCATTTACATTGTACAACACCCATAACTCTAAGATACAGCATTATAGTATTTCCAGCAATACCGGCATTACAGCTTTACTTGTCTTATTCATGGTACTTCTGAAAAACATGTTAGAtgtcagaaataataaatactgtacGCAGCAGTCAATTACTTATAGCCTATTTCATAATACTCCCAACATGAAAACAGTTAAAATGTTCTAATTAAATCTTTATgtttagtatttttaaaaacatgtcctttcctgttatatttttattacagtaatatgTATTGCTGCATGTATTTTTCACTTACATGCAATTTAACATGTGCTCACTGTATATGATTTGAATGGACAGTGGGAGAGATAGTATTAATAGGCTGTATGAGCGCAAGCTAGCTTATCCGTGTTGAAAGAGGCTGGCAGTGTGCTATGCTTCACCTGAAGGAGAAACAGGATTAAACTGAAGGGGAAACAAAGTACATGCACAAACAGACAACAGCTTTTTCAGTGTATACTAAaacatttcatgtcatttttatgCAATAAGTACTGTCACTTTCactcttttatatatttaaataactaTACAAAAGTTAAATAATTTCCAGCTCATATGTCTTTGTCAAATGTTgtcataaactaaagtaaaaatacaaaaaatataacaaagttACAAATACATGCATTTTGTATgcattttcaaacatttaacagaatttAACTAGCAACTTTACTTTCAGTTTGTAATCAGACCCCACCcgcccacccccaccccaccccccttttACTCCCTATAAGTATGTGACACTGCAGTGATCATCCTGATGATTTTCTAAAGTTGTTAgagatattttaatgttaaatactAACATAAAAGCTAGTGGAAAATACTGTGTTGCCTCAAGTAGGAAGAAGGCCAGAGCCAGCTTAAGTGCTTTGCCACTGTTAAGACAAACTAATCTGGTTAGAGGGCTTTAAAATGCACAGGTACATGTGCTTACCTATTGTGTGCAGCCGGTGTTTACAGCTAATTGTAAGGGAGTATATTACACGTTCACATCCACAGCCTTTGAATTTCATTGTCATCGCAtctaaaattaaatgtattttctgagCAAAATTCAAAATAAGTTGAAAGATCTTGTGAACTCCCATGCTAAATAATATGACCTAATATTTGTAATGGTGATTAACCTATTTAAGAGTAAACAATATATGTTAAAAGTTATACTGACACATTGTACATATTTGCTTTCCATTTTACCCTCTGAGCTTTGTTATGTCTTCACTGCCACACTGCCATTGCTACTGTGGCTAAAACTCACAGCCATCCCATTATGAtcagcaaaacaataaaaatagataGCAATAATCGTAATTCTTAAGTCTAATTTTTTCATCCACAGGCCTCCAAGATAATCCCTGGTTCTGTGACTGTAAAATCGCTAAACTGATAGAGATATCCAAAATGACTAACACACCAGTGGTTATGATGGACCTATTCCTGACCTGCAGTGGACCAGAGAATTTGGCTGGTGTCCCTTTTCAGCGTGCTGAACTTGAGAATTGTGTAAAGCCGACAGTTATGACTTCTGCAACCAAGATCACATCTCCTTTGGGCAGTAATGTTCTCCTGCGATGTGATACCACAGGATACCCAACACCAAATCTCTACTGGGCTAAGACAGATGGCTCACCTGTCAACAACACAGGTATGCAGACTTTTGAGTGTTCTAGGAAATGTGTAGATTTTTATTGCCTGATATGTAGGAACCATTATGGTGATGGTGCCACAGGATCATATTCCATTTGAAAACATGCAAAGGAAGTTTGTGAGACTTGATCAATATTTACTTTAGTCTTCTTGCTTCACTCTCTAGTCCAGGAGTCGCCTGGGGATGGCATCAGATGGTCCATCATGAGTTTGCATGGAATATCGTACAAGGACGCTGGGAACTACAGTTGCAAAGCTAAGAATTTTGCTGGCAGTGCTGAAGCTACCATTTCCATCATGATTGCTGGTGGTACCATAAGTACCACCATCCCACCACTGAAGCCTAGCACTGCAACTGGACAAACCAGCCAAGGCACTACATTTACTCCCCTAACAGACATTTCCAATAAACCTGTCACATCCACGGTCCTTCCAagaacatcaacatcaacatcaacatcaacatcaacatcaacatcaacactATCTCCTATCCCCAAGAGGCCGAAAACTACTCCCAGCAACGGTCTACAGAGAGGTTCCTTCAAACCTTCAAAGATCCAACAAGGAGGTAATGGGAGAAAGCTTGCAGCAGatgaaaaaagcaagaaaaatgatGTCTCAAAGTCTGTCAAAGACCTAAAGATTGTAGAAGAAACATCTGACACTGCAGTGTTGCTCTGGACAGCAGATGGGGTACCAAATGAATCCCCACTCACAGTCGTATATTCACCTTATGATGAGGATGACAGCAAAATGACAGTGGAGACTAATGCTGGTAGTGGCAAAATGCTGCTAGAGGGACTATCGTCTGGGATGAGGTACTCAGTTTGCCTCATAGCTAAGGGTAGTACGGCAGGTAAAGATCCTTGCACTGACTTCTACACACTGGATAATGTTGAGGATGTTGGGCAGAACCAGTTTTTCATGATCATAAGTGCCATTGCCTGTGCTTTGGTTTTGCCTCTTATTGCCCTGTTGATTTATAAGATTATCGCTCTCTACTGCAAGGGGAGCAACACAGCTTTGGATGAAGAGGAGCTTGAAAAAGAGAGCTATGTCAAGTTTGAGACAATTTCAATGAAACAAAGGACCTTGAACTCTCACCCAACTGAGCTTTGGGCCAGGAGACCAACCCATGACTCAGAGCGAATGCTCTTGTGCTCCAGGTCAAGCATTGACTCCCAGATGACCTATAAGAGTGACAACAGTTCCCGTTCTGAGTATCTCTGCTGATGCCAGGAGTCCATGGTGACCAATCACCATGCTAGTAGCCCTTTATATGAAATACTCGTATGCCTTTTTATGATACTCATAAACTACTAATTATGAAATCATGTATAAATCTTTATAAATACATTCTCAATTCTCACACCTAAAATGCAATGATTTGCTGTGATGTAATGGTTTAACACATATATTATCCATTTCCATCAACATTTTATAAAGATTAATACAATGATTTAGGAAATCATAGTTAACACAAAACATTCCCAGGGGTTGTTTGGGTGTTCAAAAGAACGAATATGTCAATGACTGCAATATTTTCATTCATGACCTTATTTATTTTGGAGCCTTATATTTGAAGACCTTTGAATGCGTGTTACTACAGCCCAACACCATTGTTGGACTCATATTAGTAAATAGTACAAAAAGTAATACAAAAAGCCTGTCAGTTAACTGTGTGTGGAGTTTTATGTTATATTCAATGCCAAAGTTTAAGTGTCAGATATGAATACCATGTGGTGGAGCAAAAGAAGACCGATTACCACTTTCCATCACATAAACAACATCATTGTTGCTTCAAGCATCAAGCTGATTGTTGCCTTACCGGACCAGAAAGTACTGTCAATGTGTTTGATAGAATATGTGACTCCTCTGAAATATTGCCAGTTTCTAtgattatatgtatatatttgtctATAAATGAAGTTGttataaacatacatttctttgtATTAAACTGAACTGTTGAATTCTATTTGTTATGCGTACTTGTTGTGCCAAGTATATagtaaaaaggtcttaaaaatacaacttttcaACATTGTAAACAAGTATACCTGTGTAATTGTTTTAGGTGTTttaatttgtatatttaatAGATTGCCAATACAACCCATTTCACTTTTCTGCTGCAACTATGGACCAGCAATCatatgacataaataaatacccATTTCGATGCCAGAAATTGACTTAGAGGAAACACCTCCCTCTCTGGCACAGTAAAATTGTATATAAATAATCCATGTTGTTTTGAATTTTGTCTTACATCATATGAATAATTTCTCAGAGTTTTCTATTAGTAACAGCTTATGTGTCCTTTCTAGGCTTTGGCTGGTGACACTAAATCTACATCCTTGTATTACAATGCCCAGTGTACTTCATCATCATGCTATCCTCATCATATACTGTCTTGgagtgtatgtctgtgtgtgtgatactgGTTCTTGGAGGcaagaaaattattttaaaatgagcaaGCCATCTATTATGAATCAAACAGGACAGTGTATGAGCAAACTAAAGATGATCTCCCAATGGTACAAGTATGATTAGTGTAATTTATAAATATAGGGGATAAGTGAAATGTACATATACATATCAGGTGTGCTCACTCAGGTATAAACAAGAGCAGTCATGTTCATCCTGACAATCAATGGTTCACAATTGCCATGCATTCTAAACATCTGAACAGGCATTGCTGTAAATCCTG
This window harbors:
- the lrit3a gene encoding leucine-rich repeat, immunoglobulin-like domain and transmembrane domain-containing protein 3a, giving the protein MHRLLYVHVLLCCLSMAHPFCPSQCTCVFHGRTDGTGTRSVLCNDPDMSGIPVNVPVDTVKLRIEKTVVRRIPTEAFYYLAELRYLWITYNSISSVDSAGFYNLKVLHELRLDGNMISMFPWESLKETPMLRTLDLHNNRITNVPTEAIPYLLNITYLDLSSNKLATLPSDLMDIWPPFNGAPVSTNGSKVVLGLQDNPWFCDCKIAKLIEISKMTNTPVVMMDLFLTCSGPENLAGVPFQRAELENCVKPTVMTSATKITSPLGSNVLLRCDTTGYPTPNLYWAKTDGSPVNNTVQESPGDGIRWSIMSLHGISYKDAGNYSCKAKNFAGSAEATISIMIAGGTISTTIPPLKPSTATGQTSQGTTFTPLTDISNKPVTSTVLPRTSTSTSTSTSTSTSTLSPIPKRPKTTPSNGLQRGSFKPSKIQQGGNGRKLAADEKSKKNDVSKSVKDLKIVEETSDTAVLLWTADGVPNESPLTVVYSPYDEDDSKMTVETNAGSGKMLLEGLSSGMRYSVCLIAKGSTAGKDPCTDFYTLDNVEDVGQNQFFMIISAIACALVLPLIALLIYKIIALYCKGSNTALDEEELEKESYVKFETISMKQRTLNSHPTELWARRPTHDSERMLLCSRSSIDSQMTYKSDNSSRSEYLC